AAGAAAACTGGCTGACGTTCAGTTTTGAGAAAATTTTTAGCCTGTTGGTTAATCATCCATAGCAGCGAAGATTTGCCAATTCCCTCTTCCCCAATTAAAACAATACTACTACCGCTATTCAATACCTCAAATACTCGCCGGATTTCGCGCTCTCGGTCAAAAAATAGATACTTTTCTTCTACTCTGCCACTAAAAGGAATAAAGGGATTTTGATTTAGCTCAGATATAGGATTATTAGGTAAGTCTGGAGAACTAGTATAATCTGATTCTGGCGCAGTGCTATAAGATAGTTTTTTAGTATGGTAATTGTAATTTCTCTCAAAAAAGTTTTCAAGTTCTTCCCTAAAGTTTCTTTTATCAAGGTCGTCTATATTTAAAACTTTCTTAATTTTATCAATTAATTTTTTACCTATTTCTTTTAAATACTGCTCTGTATATGGTTTGGCAGTAGGATTAGGCTTCCCTATTTTAGAAGGCATTTGACTATAATTCATCCCTTGCCAACTTAGTAGAAAAACTTTTTCTTCTAACTTGCTTAGTAATACTACTTTTCCTTTCCTCTCCTCAAATATTTGCTTAATAGATTCTAATGCTTCTTCAGCTTCCATTTAACCTGATTGAGTTGGTAGAGTAAAGTTAATACTTGGATAGAAGTTTATTATCTTACAGCAAAACCTACATAATCCTACGTCTATGTAGATATTCTTTATATTTATGACCTAATCCTACATTTCCCTACATCCTACGTATAACTATGGACTACAGGCGAATATAGAGACATCGAAACAAAAAAAGAGTGCAAAACGATGTCTACTTACTATCCTGTAAATGAAAATTTAGCCACACAGCAACAGCCAATAGTTCAATCTCTAGATGTTCTCAGTCAGTCAAACAATACAGAACAACTTCTCGATATCGCTGAAAATATTACTGCTGCTTTAAGCAAATCAGATACAGTCGAATTAGTTCAAGCTGGAGGTCAGACAGCAGAAAATATTTTTAAGGTCTTAGTGCAATATGGTGGTAAACCAGTTGCAATTATCCTGGCTACTGCTGTTCTGATTGCAGCTACGGCTATACCGATCTTAGCCGTCAAAGTATCTCTGGGTCAGATAACTCAAATCGATAATATTTCACAGACAAAATGATAGTTTTGTGTTGGGTTGAGTTTTGCTTAACCCAACCGATATTTCACTGTTTCATCTAATACAAAAGGGCGGGCAAGATGCCTACCCTACAAGAAGGTTAGAAAGAATTAAGAACTTTTTGTTAGTAGCGAATTCGTGGATCTACATAAGCATTTAAAATATCAATTAAAATGCTGGCACTGACAACGATCGCACCAAAAAAGACTAGCACTCCCTGGACTGTGGGATAATCGCGATCGGCGATCGCTTGATACAATCGATTAGCTAACCCAGGCCAAGAAAATGTTACCTCTGTCAAAATTGCCCCACCCAACAGAGATGCAAAAGTTAATCCCAAAACTGTAATTACTGGGATTAGGGCATTCTTTAAGGCGTGAGAGGCTAAAATCTTATTTTCACCAATACCTCTAGCTCTAGCGGCTTCTACATAATCTGCTTGCAAGGTTTGCTTTAAATTAACTCGCACAATTCGCTCAAAAATTCCACTGAGCAAAATTCCTAGTGTGAGACTCGGTAAAGCCAGATGGTGTAAAGATGTAAAAAACTGGGTGAAGTTTCCACCGATTAAGCTATCAATTGTATACAATCCAGTGACAGTAGCAGGAGCCGGAAGATTGGGTGGAAAGCGGTTGGAATTAGGAAACCAACCCAGTTGGACTGAAAAAATCAACTGCAAAAGCATTCCCGCCCAAAACATGGGAAGTGCGTAAGTGATGATCCCAAATAAGCGCCCACCGACATCAAAATATGTTCCAGGACGGGAAGCCGAAAGAGTCCCAACTGCAATTCCGACGATGAGTGCAACCGCCATACTACATATTGCTAACTCCACTGTCGCCGGGAAATATTGCCCAATGATGTCCCAAACATTTTGTCCGCGACTCATTAAAGAGGTTCCCAAGTCAAAGCGCAGTATGCTTCCCAAATAATTTAGATACTGTAGCCACAGGGGAAGGTTTAAACCAAGTTGTTTTCGCAATTCTTCTTTAGCCGCTCCTGGCGCACGTCCACCAAGAATTGCATCTGCTGGATCTCCTGGTGTTGCTCTTAGTAAGAGAAATACAATGGTGATGATCGTTAATAGTTGAAGTGGCGCAAGAAGCAAACGGGAAACAATGTAATATTGTAAAGCTTTAGAACGAGACATAAGCAATTCAAAGTTTAAAATTAAAAATGCAGTTTTTGTAACTATCTTAGCTATTAACTAGATATATGTTGAACATGAAATGTTTTATTGAATAGTCAAAAGCCAATGGTCAACAGTTATTACTAATAGACTTCTCCAGAAATTAAATATCCGTCACCCGGAACCCTTGTAGAGACGTAGCAGTGCTACGTCTCTACATTCTTTTTTGGAGATGACCA
This Nostoc sp. C052 DNA region includes the following protein-coding sequences:
- a CDS encoding AAA family ATPase, with the protein product MEAEEALESIKQIFEERKGKVVLLSKLEEKVFLLSWQGMNYSQMPSKIGKPNPTAKPYTEQYLKEIGKKLIDKIKKVLNIDDLDKRNFREELENFFERNYNYHTKKLSYSTAPESDYTSSPDLPNNPISELNQNPFIPFSGRVEEKYLFFDREREIRRVFEVLNSGSSIVLIGEEGIGKSSLLWMINQQAKNFLKTERQPVFLDLNLLHNESQFYSELCYEIGIAESKDYQLTRNLRSCKILLAIDNVGKLTGEGFTRNIRDYLRGLAEGSNAPLKLILAATEPLNNLFKDSQEQGNTSPLAGICQEEHIHPWDESTMRAFITKRLARTSVSFAKEEIIQLIQESGGHPRKLMQLCYQTYSRYVESLQ
- a CDS encoding ABC transporter permease; translated protein: MSRSKALQYYIVSRLLLAPLQLLTIITIVFLLLRATPGDPADAILGGRAPGAAKEELRKQLGLNLPLWLQYLNYLGSILRFDLGTSLMSRGQNVWDIIGQYFPATVELAICSMAVALIVGIAVGTLSASRPGTYFDVGGRLFGIITYALPMFWAGMLLQLIFSVQLGWFPNSNRFPPNLPAPATVTGLYTIDSLIGGNFTQFFTSLHHLALPSLTLGILLSGIFERIVRVNLKQTLQADYVEAARARGIGENKILASHALKNALIPVITVLGLTFASLLGGAILTEVTFSWPGLANRLYQAIADRDYPTVQGVLVFFGAIVVSASILIDILNAYVDPRIRY